The proteins below are encoded in one region of Chrysemys picta bellii isolate R12L10 chromosome 4, ASM1138683v2, whole genome shotgun sequence:
- the LOC101946479 gene encoding proton-transporting V-type ATPase complex assembly regulator TMEM9, with protein sequence MLTQHSWENMKILWLAAVAWCVLAPPAQASKSSEDIRCKCICPPYRNISGHIYNKNVSQKDCNCLHVVEPMPVPGNDVEAYCLLCECKYEERSTTTIKIIIIIYLSVVGALLLYMAFLMLVDPLIRKPDAYTQPLHNEEENEEARSLAAAPTPTGARANTVLERVEGAQQRWKRQVQEQRKTVFDRHKMLS encoded by the exons ATGCTGACACAGCACAGCTGGGAAAATATGAAGATCTTGTGGCTGGCAGCGGTGGCGTGGTGTGTCCTAGCACCTCCAGCGCAGGCCAGCAAG AGCTCGGAGGACATCCGCTGCAAGTGCATCTGCCCCCCATACCGGAATATCAGTGGGCACATTTACAACAAGAATGTGTCACAGAAAGACTG CAACTGCCTGCACGTGGTGGAGCCGATGCCAGTGCCAGGGAATGACGTGGAAGCCTACTGCCTGCTGTGTGAGTGCAAGTATGAGGAGCGCAGCACCACCACCATCAAG atcatcatcatcatctaccTCTCAGTGGTGGGGGCACTGCTGCTGTACATGGCCTTCCTCATGCTGGTTGACCCCTTGATCCGGAAGCCAGACGCCtacacccagcccctgcacaaTGAAGAGGAGAACGAG GAGGcccgctccctggcagcagctcccactcccaCCGGTGCCAGAGCCAACACAGTGCTGGAGAGGGTGGAAGGAGCCCAGCAGCGATGGAAGCGCCAGGTGCAGGAGCAGAGGAAGACGGTTTTTGACCGACACAAGATGCTGAGCTAG